One Lasioglossum baleicum unplaced genomic scaffold, iyLasBale1 scaffold2498, whole genome shotgun sequence genomic window carries:
- the LOC143221489 gene encoding uncharacterized protein LOC143221489, which produces MALYRAPVWAADLMASRKSCARLASVWRRLAIRVVWGYRTLSHEAASVLAGLLPLDLLAGMQARTYDLMRRRPSCLPSLGPEEADNIKEEIRRSGLEEWRRRVLSGHGCFGEYLNKIGREVTPG; this is translated from the exons ATGGCCTTGTACAGAGCCCCGGTATGGGCGGCGGACCTGATGGCCAGCCGCAAGAGCTGTGCCAGACTCGCTAGCGTCTGGCGCAGACTGGCCATCAGGGTGGTGTGGGGGTATCGCACCCTCTCACACGAGGCGGCCTCCGTCCTGGCGGGCCTCCTGCCGCTGGATCTGCTGGCGGGAATGCAGGCCAGAACATACGACCTCATGCGTCGTCGACCGAGCTGTCTCCCGAGTCTAGGACCGGAGGAAGCGGATAACATCAAGGAGGAGATCCGACGGTCCGGTTTGGAAGAGTGGAGGCGGAGG gtgctcTCCGGACACGGGTGTTTCGGAGAGTACCTCAACAAGATCGGGCGTGAGGTTACGCCAGGGTGA